The proteins below come from a single Corylus avellana chromosome ca3, CavTom2PMs-1.0 genomic window:
- the LOC132176350 gene encoding uncharacterized protein LOC132176350: MDCLVLPVSIFRKCYTGGSRPLGYRRLTDDGFGESGPLVTVVVGKEKREFLVDPFVLEENPFRILIEMMKKKKKKEDEVEDVKRSEKRVIFVDVDAILFEHMLWLMYNDCSSLFKLNLKEIIDFYAHDF; the protein is encoded by the coding sequence atggATTGCTTGGTCCTGCCGGTGAGTATCTTCAGAAAGTGCTACACGGGGGGGTCACGACCGCTAGGCTACCGGCGGTTGACCGACGATGGGTTCGGCGAGTCGGGGCCGTTGGTGACGGTGGTGGTCGGCAAGGAGAAGAGGGAGTTCTTGGTGGATCCGTTTGTGTTGGAAGAGAACCCATTTCGGATTTTAATcgagatgatgaagaagaagaagaagaaggaggatgAGGTGGAGGATGTGAAAAGGAGCGAGAAAAGGGTGATTTTTGTAGATGTTGATGCCATTTTGTTCGAGCACATGTTGTGGTTGATGTATAATGATTGTTCTTCTTTGTTTAAGCTGAACCTCAAGGAGATAATTGATTTCTATGCTCAtgatttttag